The DNA window GGGGTGAAGCTGTGCACTCGATGACAGCGCTCGTGGTCGACGACTCCCGCGTGGCGCGCATCGCCGTGATGCAAGGCCTGCGCGAGTCGAAGCTGGCGAGCTTCACCTTCGTCGAGGCGCCCGATGGGATCGAAGCGCTCGAGATCCTCGCAAACGAGGCCATCGACATCATCTTCCTCGACTGGAACCTCCCCCATCTCGACGGGCCCGAAGTGGTCAAGGAGCTGCGCCGAAGCCGTCGCACGGCAAGCATTCCCGTCGTCATGGTGACCTCTGAGCGCTCGCTGGGGAAGCTCATGCAGGCCGTCGATGACTCAGAGGTCGACGGTTACGTGTGCAAGCCCTTCACCGTCGACGAACTCGTACAGCGCTTGACCCCCCTGTTCGAGCAGATCCGTTCGGGCAGGCCACGTGGTGCGAAGAAGGATGCGGGTGCAGAGAAGAAGGGCGGCTTTCTCCGGCGGCTGCTCGGCCGCGAGTGAGACGAGACGCGGCAGGTCACCCGAGCACGCAGGCGGAGAACGTGTTGAACGAGCTTCTGAAAGGGTTCATCGCCGAG is part of the Pseudomonadota bacterium genome and encodes:
- a CDS encoding response regulator; protein product: MHSMTALVVDDSRVARIAVMQGLRESKLASFTFVEAPDGIEALEILANEAIDIIFLDWNLPHLDGPEVVKELRRSRRTASIPVVMVTSERSLGKLMQAVDDSEVDGYVCKPFTVDELVQRLTPLFEQIRSGRPRGAKKDAGAEKKGGFLRRLLGRE